One genomic window of Sphingobacterium oryzagri includes the following:
- a CDS encoding translocation/assembly module TamB domain-containing protein produces the protein MLSITLLTVAAVFSLRYPAVQTFVSKKIASYLSEQLHSKISVGKVYFKPFSALELRDIALDDRRGQPIFKAKSITATLSLAGLFKNELQLRKLQLDDAYMNYEIYTDSTNISSIIDYFATDQPKKKDKKASLQLKIKEIVLKNNHVKLRNYRFKKLHAGVNFNDLELTAISGVINNIDFSKTDIRAAIQQLTFKEKSGLYLREMTAQAYVSEKSMEFKELTLRTNRSKVGDYIRFQYNSFTDFEDFIDKVQIDGRVKEAFVDSRDIEFFAPEMANVHFISTVTQASVSGTVAHIRASDVAMMTGAVTSLHGDFRIDGLPHIEKTTFDFNVNRFRTSASDVEMLVPELARLQNFQLPQQIHELGTVNYSGKLSGYYHDFKLDGSAKTDLGALTTNSEIQLKPELSYAGTISSDNFDIGQLLRSKNVGTSTFDLTFTGEGVDKTTLALTTEGEIARVDFKDYPYKNIRFHTEIVDQVIFASGSVQDPYATLTFDGEIDWKTDIPAYEFSSEIDLLNLKRLNLFTKDSIVVSNSNVRAELKGNSLNSLNGHISSDHIQFQSSRGDFLMDYLDFESRGDEQSKLLRIQSDVVDGEITGQIDLNSIIAYFRSLAMRYAPAINIETPAYNPQNFDLQIKIKSFDPVSALFDPNLRLEDGATLQAKFSSDDYTAIFEAYSPIVSYRGMKIKNLLLTENADGDALSLAAEADRFSFSDSTYVDRVKIQTVLANDSLNFQLSLSEKSRANYLNLNGNIHFAHNKPAYIHFDRSEIILNNEPWSINEDADLRVSKGKFYLKNLLFRRDKQEVSLNGILSNENDNLDIAFKDFSLDALAGITKPLGIQLQGNLSGDLRIYSVFNAPNISAHISTTPIIFNNLPIGNLRINADFDPQHGLIQLQSKLLDVDGNGIDLAGSYAVDQDDALRIHGKVNNVDVGIIQPFLKDLISDLYGKMSGEVNIQGSLRNPIISGSASIREASFLVNYLNTRYSLSNQSSLIQDNRIILNNLQLIDIRNNVATATGNIDLSKLRDPSLDIEARAENFQILQTGRKDNETFYGTAYASGLFKFKGPTSGINIDINARSNPNTVITIPFNSSLKVSDNDFFYFINPDSSAEETTIAKRLFQGLTMNMDLNLTRDAEINLENNVGSLKSVGTGNVSLRISSLGDFEMFGDYLVSSGKFHFTAQDFFNKFFDLKEGGTIRWAGNPAEATVNLSATYQQRTSIAPLYNAAGRTENNDRILAQADMILKGTLSQPEISFDLNFPQDPYVKDELQGYLSDNNNVNQQAISLIVRRSFTPASTQEFGREVNNTLLSAGTEIAFNQLNSIISQSLNMNFLDLNIRSFNDASASLRFFDDRLIFTGGVSDRSRSQVTDLTLFSDQVATDAEVTFRLRQDGNLVLRAYNRLNSRNFLFTPYSDYISAVGLVYRQEFNSLSEFWRKLWLWNDRKQQPKAVAPVDSTSN, from the coding sequence TTGCTTAGCATTACCTTGCTAACGGTTGCCGCTGTCTTTTCTTTGCGTTATCCTGCTGTACAAACTTTTGTATCAAAAAAAATAGCCAGTTACCTGAGCGAACAATTGCACAGCAAAATTTCTGTTGGCAAAGTTTATTTCAAACCATTCAGTGCACTCGAACTGCGGGACATAGCGCTGGATGACAGGCGGGGCCAACCGATTTTTAAAGCGAAAAGCATCACGGCGACACTTTCGCTCGCCGGTCTTTTTAAAAACGAACTCCAACTACGCAAACTGCAACTGGACGATGCGTACATGAATTACGAGATCTACACCGACAGTACCAACATCAGTTCCATCATTGACTACTTTGCCACCGACCAGCCGAAGAAAAAAGACAAGAAGGCTTCGCTACAGCTTAAAATAAAAGAGATTGTTTTGAAAAACAACCATGTTAAGCTAAGAAACTATCGGTTCAAAAAGCTGCATGCAGGTGTAAATTTCAACGACCTTGAACTAACGGCAATATCTGGCGTGATCAATAACATTGATTTTTCAAAAACGGATATCCGTGCAGCCATCCAGCAATTAACGTTTAAGGAGAAGAGCGGTCTTTATCTTCGGGAAATGACGGCTCAAGCCTATGTATCGGAAAAAAGTATGGAGTTTAAAGAACTTACCCTTCGTACCAACCGCTCTAAAGTAGGTGACTATATTCGTTTCCAGTATAATTCCTTTACCGACTTTGAAGATTTTATTGACAAGGTACAAATCGACGGTCGGGTAAAAGAAGCCTTTGTCGACTCGCGCGATATCGAATTTTTTGCGCCGGAAATGGCTAATGTACATTTTATCAGCACGGTTACGCAGGCGTCTGTTTCCGGAACCGTAGCACATATCCGTGCCAGCGATGTAGCGATGATGACGGGTGCTGTGACGAGCTTGCACGGCGATTTTCGCATCGATGGACTACCCCATATCGAAAAGACAACGTTTGATTTTAATGTAAATCGCTTCCGCACATCGGCTAGCGATGTAGAAATGCTCGTTCCTGAACTGGCCAGGCTGCAAAACTTCCAGCTGCCGCAGCAAATCCATGAACTCGGAACGGTAAACTACAGCGGCAAACTTAGCGGCTACTACCATGATTTCAAGCTAGATGGATCGGCGAAAACCGATTTAGGCGCGTTAACAACGAACAGTGAAATCCAGCTAAAGCCTGAGCTGAGTTACGCTGGAACGATAAGCAGCGACAACTTTGATATCGGTCAGCTACTCCGCTCAAAAAATGTAGGTACATCGACTTTCGACCTAACATTTACTGGCGAAGGAGTCGATAAAACGACGCTAGCGTTGACGACCGAAGGAGAAATTGCTCGTGTTGACTTCAAAGATTATCCGTATAAAAACATCCGCTTCCACACGGAAATTGTCGATCAGGTGATTTTCGCCAGCGGTAGCGTGCAGGATCCTTATGCAACGTTAACTTTTGACGGTGAAATTGACTGGAAAACCGACATTCCAGCCTATGAATTCTCATCTGAGATAGATCTTCTCAACCTTAAACGGCTCAACCTGTTTACGAAAGACAGTATCGTGGTCAGTAACTCCAACGTACGTGCCGAACTGAAAGGAAACTCGCTCAATTCGCTTAACGGGCATATTTCATCTGACCATATCCAGTTTCAATCGTCGCGCGGAGATTTCTTGATGGATTACCTCGACTTCGAATCGCGAGGCGATGAACAGTCGAAATTACTGCGTATACAGTCTGACGTGGTCGATGGCGAGATCACTGGCCAGATCGACCTGAACAGCATTATCGCCTACTTCAGGTCGTTAGCGATGCGCTATGCACCGGCTATAAATATCGAAACGCCTGCTTACAATCCGCAAAACTTTGATTTGCAGATTAAGATAAAATCCTTTGACCCGGTCTCTGCGCTATTTGATCCTAACTTACGGCTGGAAGATGGCGCCACACTACAGGCTAAATTCTCGTCAGACGACTACACCGCAATTTTCGAAGCTTATAGTCCAATCGTTTCCTATCGAGGAATGAAGATAAAAAACCTGCTGTTGACAGAAAATGCCGATGGCGATGCGCTCTCGCTCGCTGCCGAAGCAGATCGCTTTAGTTTTTCCGATTCTACCTACGTAGACCGAGTTAAAATACAAACTGTGCTTGCCAACGACAGCCTTAATTTTCAATTGTCGCTTTCAGAAAAAAGCCGTGCGAACTATTTAAACCTGAATGGCAATATCCATTTTGCACATAATAAACCGGCATACATCCATTTTGACCGATCAGAAATTATCTTAAACAACGAGCCGTGGAGCATCAATGAAGATGCAGACCTGCGTGTATCCAAAGGCAAATTTTATTTAAAAAATTTGCTGTTTAGACGGGATAAGCAAGAAGTGAGCTTAAACGGCATCCTTTCCAATGAAAACGATAATTTGGATATCGCTTTTAAGGATTTCAGTCTCGACGCACTTGCCGGAATCACCAAACCTTTAGGCATTCAATTGCAGGGAAACCTCAGTGGCGATTTACGTATCTATTCGGTGTTTAACGCTCCAAACATTTCGGCACACATTAGCACGACGCCAATTATCTTTAACAATTTACCTATCGGGAACCTGCGTATCAATGCGGATTTTGATCCGCAGCACGGCTTAATTCAGCTGCAATCCAAATTGCTTGATGTCGATGGAAATGGCATTGACCTGGCTGGTAGCTACGCCGTTGATCAAGATGATGCGCTGCGTATTCACGGGAAAGTCAATAATGTAGACGTGGGTATTATACAGCCTTTTCTGAAAGATCTTATTAGCGATCTTTACGGAAAGATGAGTGGTGAAGTGAATATACAGGGATCGCTCCGAAACCCGATCATTTCCGGATCCGCCAGTATTCGGGAGGCATCGTTTCTGGTGAATTACTTAAACACCCGTTACAGTCTTTCCAATCAGAGTTCGCTCATACAAGACAACCGCATTATTCTTAACAACTTACAGCTCATCGATATCCGAAATAATGTGGCAACTGCAACCGGCAACATTGACCTAAGCAAATTGCGTGACCCGTCGTTGGATATTGAGGCACGCGCCGAAAATTTCCAAATCCTCCAGACGGGCAGAAAAGACAACGAAACCTTTTACGGAACAGCCTACGCATCTGGCTTGTTTAAATTTAAAGGACCTACATCCGGTATAAATATTGATATCAACGCGCGCTCAAATCCGAATACGGTGATCACGATTCCGTTTAACAGCTCGTTAAAGGTTAGCGACAACGACTTCTTCTACTTTATCAATCCAGACTCATCTGCGGAAGAAACGACTATTGCCAAGCGCCTTTTTCAAGGTTTGACCATGAACATGGACCTCAACCTGACGCGCGATGCGGAGATCAACCTGGAAAATAACGTGGGCTCGCTTAAAAGTGTGGGCACTGGCAACGTTTCCTTACGTATATCCAGCCTGGGCGACTTTGAAATGTTTGGTGATTACCTCGTGTCGTCCGGAAAATTTCATTTTACGGCACAAGACTTTTTTAACAAATTTTTCGATCTTAAAGAAGGCGGCACCATCCGTTGGGCCGGAAATCCGGCCGAGGCTACGGTAAATCTGAGTGCTACGTATCAACAGCGCACGTCGATTGCGCCGCTTTACAACGCCGCCGGTCGCACAGAAAACAACGACCGAATATTGGCGCAGGCAGATATGATCTTAAAGGGGACGTTATCTCAGCCAGAAATTTCATTTGACCTTAATTTCCCGCAAGATCCTTACGTAAAAGATGAATTGCAGGGTTATTTAAGCGATAATAATAACGTGAATCAGCAGGCCATTAGCTTGATCGTGCGACGAAGTTTTACGCCTGCTTCGACACAAGAGTTTGGCCGCGAAGTTAACAATACACTGCTATCTGCCGGAACAGAGATCGCGTTCAACCAATTGAATAGTATTATCTCCCAGTCGTTGAATATGAACTTTCTGGATCTCAATATTCGTTCGTTTAATGATGCATCGGCCTCGCTACGTTTTTTTGACGACCGATTGATCTTTACGGGCGGCGTAAGCGACCGCAGCCGATCGCAGGTAACAGATCTCACCCTATTTTCCGATCAGGTAGCAACTGATGCAGAAGTTACTTTCAGGCTACGCCAAGATGGAAATCTCGTGCTCCGGGCCTACAATCGTTTAAACTCGCGAAACTTTCTCTTTACACCTTACAGCGATTACATCAGCGCGGTCGGGTTGGTGTACCGGCAAGAGTTTAATTCGCTTTCCGAATTTTGGCGTAAACTATGGCTTTGGAACGATCGAAAACAACAACCTAAAGCGGTTGCTCCAGTAGATTCGACCAGCAACTAA
- the tsaD gene encoding tRNA (adenosine(37)-N6)-threonylcarbamoyltransferase complex transferase subunit TsaD, translating into MATILGIESSCDETSASICIDGEIKSNIIASQAIHAKYGGVVPELASRAHQQHIIPTVDQAIQLAKIHKNEIDAVAFTRGPGLLGSLLVGTSFAKSFALARQIPLIEVNHMQAHILAHFIDEPKPQFPFLCLTVSGGHTQIVLVKDYFEMELLGQTLDDAAGEAFDKTAKILNLPYPGGPLIDRHAKEGNPEAFKLPEPQIADLNFSFSGLKTAILYMVQAQEKENPNFLAENMADVCASVQSRIVSILLNKLKKAAKQTGVKEVAIAGGVSANSGLRESLLEMGKRYKWNVYIPKFEYCTDNAAMIAIAGYQKFLQKDFVGQDIAPLSRMHV; encoded by the coding sequence ATGGCAACAATCCTCGGTATCGAATCCTCTTGTGATGAAACTTCTGCCTCTATATGTATAGACGGTGAAATTAAGTCAAATATTATTGCTAGTCAAGCAATTCATGCAAAATATGGCGGTGTAGTGCCCGAGTTAGCGTCGCGTGCACATCAACAGCATATTATTCCGACCGTAGATCAAGCCATTCAGCTCGCAAAAATACACAAAAATGAGATAGATGCGGTCGCTTTTACGAGAGGACCTGGTCTTTTAGGCTCGTTGCTTGTCGGAACTTCGTTCGCGAAGTCGTTTGCGCTCGCTCGTCAGATTCCTTTGATCGAAGTAAACCATATGCAGGCGCATATCTTGGCTCATTTTATTGACGAACCAAAACCACAGTTTCCGTTTTTGTGTCTGACAGTTTCCGGCGGACACACGCAGATCGTTCTGGTAAAAGATTATTTTGAAATGGAGCTGCTGGGGCAAACATTAGACGATGCGGCAGGAGAGGCCTTTGACAAGACAGCCAAGATCTTGAACCTCCCTTATCCGGGCGGTCCATTGATCGATCGGCACGCGAAAGAGGGTAATCCGGAAGCCTTCAAATTGCCCGAGCCACAAATTGCTGATTTGAATTTTAGCTTTTCCGGACTGAAAACAGCTATCCTGTACATGGTGCAGGCGCAAGAAAAGGAAAATCCGAATTTTTTGGCAGAGAATATGGCCGATGTATGTGCATCCGTGCAAAGTCGTATTGTTTCGATATTGCTCAATAAGCTTAAAAAAGCGGCAAAGCAAACCGGCGTGAAAGAAGTGGCGATCGCTGGCGGTGTATCCGCAAACTCCGGATTGCGCGAAAGCTTGCTGGAAATGGGCAAGCGCTATAAGTGGAATGTATATATTCCCAAATTTGAATATTGCACAGACAATGCAGCCATGATCGCTATCGCGGGTTATCAGAAGTTTTTGCAAAAAGATTTCGTCGGCCAGGATATTGCACCATTGTCGCGCATGCATGTGTAA
- a CDS encoding energy transducer TonB: protein MWNNKLDIYEKEWLDVVFCARNRTYGAYDLRKNAASATNKALFIVTGVVALLIGGKITYDHMPKSVDPVTTYAEMPLVLTEEINIPEEKEEEIIIPQEKAVQKIAQDQPAIDLVRFVEPEVTDSRKVTEDVATQEDMKDKMTARISLKKVSGGSFIARGEFGPTNQEGNMTGNTSGELHGGVSNSDALFEQVEVMPEPPGGMSAFVQWVGKSYNYPDAALQQGIKGSVLVSFVVERDGSLTDLKIVRDLRYGTGEEALRVLRKAKKWSPGIQNGRKVRVSYTLPITLSTI, encoded by the coding sequence ATGTGGAATAATAAGTTGGATATCTACGAAAAGGAATGGCTAGACGTGGTGTTTTGTGCACGAAATAGAACGTATGGTGCTTACGATTTACGTAAAAATGCCGCATCTGCCACAAATAAGGCCTTGTTTATCGTGACTGGCGTAGTCGCATTGCTGATTGGCGGAAAAATAACGTACGATCATATGCCTAAGTCGGTCGATCCGGTAACGACCTATGCGGAAATGCCTTTGGTGCTAACCGAAGAGATTAACATACCCGAGGAAAAGGAAGAGGAGATTATCATTCCCCAGGAAAAAGCTGTGCAAAAGATTGCACAAGATCAGCCGGCAATAGATCTGGTGCGTTTTGTCGAGCCAGAAGTTACCGATAGCCGAAAGGTAACGGAAGATGTGGCCACGCAGGAAGATATGAAAGATAAGATGACGGCGCGTATTTCACTTAAAAAAGTATCAGGTGGTTCGTTTATTGCGCGCGGCGAATTTGGTCCGACCAACCAAGAAGGTAATATGACCGGAAATACAAGCGGCGAACTACATGGCGGCGTTTCCAACAGTGATGCGCTGTTTGAGCAGGTGGAGGTCATGCCTGAGCCTCCGGGCGGTATGAGCGCTTTTGTGCAATGGGTTGGCAAAAGCTACAATTATCCCGATGCCGCGCTTCAGCAAGGTATTAAAGGCAGCGTACTCGTTTCGTTTGTCGTGGAGCGCGATGGCAGTTTAACCGACTTAAAGATTGTACGCGATCTCCGTTATGGCACAGGAGAAGAAGCCTTACGCGTGCTTCGAAAGGCAAAGAAATGGTCGCCCGGCATACAAAACGGCAGAAAGGTACGTGTCAGCTATACATTGCCGATTACGTTGAGTACCATCTAA
- a CDS encoding copper homeostasis protein CutC — translation MIGKEKEISGIKLEICSNSSHSAVQAQLGGASRVEFCQNLENGGITPSYAQIKRARNLLSIGMHVLIRPRGGDFVYSQAEFEEMELDIAFCKEAGCDGIVTGILLPDGTVDKVRNAALVALAKPMTVVFHRAFDRTRDAKEALEDIISLGFDRILTSGLKNTADEGKVLLKQLIEQADGRIEVMPGAGVTANNIDDILSYTGATSIHSSAKVALNSRMTFESTDLDGMNEPTWETSKGKVEELVEHLQKRG, via the coding sequence ATGATTGGTAAGGAAAAAGAAATTAGCGGCATTAAATTGGAGATTTGCTCCAACTCATCGCATTCGGCCGTGCAGGCACAGCTGGGGGGGGCAAGTCGCGTCGAATTTTGTCAAAATTTGGAAAATGGCGGTATCACGCCGTCATATGCGCAAATTAAGCGCGCACGCAATTTACTCAGCATCGGAATGCACGTGTTGATCCGCCCGCGTGGTGGTGATTTTGTGTATAGCCAGGCTGAGTTTGAGGAGATGGAACTTGATATTGCCTTTTGCAAGGAAGCTGGTTGTGATGGCATTGTTACGGGAATTTTATTGCCTGATGGCACCGTTGATAAGGTGCGCAATGCGGCACTGGTCGCTTTGGCCAAGCCGATGACTGTTGTTTTTCACCGAGCTTTCGATCGCACACGCGATGCAAAAGAAGCGTTGGAAGACATTATTTCGCTCGGTTTTGATCGTATACTCACATCGGGTTTGAAAAATACCGCAGACGAAGGGAAAGTATTGCTGAAACAATTGATAGAACAGGCAGATGGTCGTATTGAAGTGATGCCGGGCGCGGGTGTGACCGCAAATAACATCGACGATATTCTTTCCTATACGGGCGCAACCTCGATCCACAGCTCGGCAAAGGTTGCACTTAACTCGCGGATGACATTCGAATCAACGGATTTGGATGGTATGAATGAGCCTACATGGGAAACTTCCAAGGGAAAGGTCGAAGAACTGGTAGAACACCTGCAAAAGCGCGGATAG
- a CDS encoding spore protein, with protein sequence MGVTRLKRKDRRNKTVSRVEVQFLKLGRNIELGSRSQMPKKSQIVKNDEILNALANEAK encoded by the coding sequence ATGGGAGTTACACGTTTAAAAAGAAAAGATAGAAGAAATAAGACTGTTTCACGCGTGGAAGTACAGTTCTTGAAATTAGGCCGCAACATTGAATTAGGTTCAAGAAGCCAAATGCCTAAGAAAAGTCAGATCGTTAAAAATGACGAAATCTTAAACGCTTTAGCGAACGAAGCTAAATAA
- a CDS encoding porin family protein gives MKKILLSLGAALLLAAGAQAQTSWGLKAGVNLGKYSNFGDDQKNNTSFHVTGFADVPVAANFSIQPGVSLQGKGTRFFEDYEGFGYGEFSRNVMSVEIPVNAVYWIPAGSGSVFLGAGPYIGFNVSGKERLRGDIGNFSGQTEWDLDFSGDDRDMNVIDAGANFMAGYKLANGFLLNAGYNLGLTQLVPGFDNKVSNRVWSFGVGFQF, from the coding sequence ATGAAAAAGATTTTACTTTCTCTAGGAGCGGCGTTATTATTAGCTGCAGGCGCGCAAGCGCAAACGAGCTGGGGTTTAAAGGCTGGTGTCAACTTAGGTAAATATAGTAACTTTGGCGATGACCAAAAAAATAACACGTCTTTCCACGTGACCGGTTTTGCGGATGTTCCTGTAGCTGCTAATTTTTCCATTCAGCCAGGAGTATCTTTGCAAGGTAAAGGAACGCGCTTCTTTGAAGATTATGAAGGATTCGGCTATGGCGAGTTTTCACGTAACGTGATGTCTGTTGAGATCCCTGTAAACGCCGTTTACTGGATCCCTGCTGGATCGGGTAGTGTATTTTTAGGTGCAGGTCCATACATTGGTTTCAATGTGAGTGGCAAAGAGAGACTGCGAGGCGATATCGGTAACTTCAGCGGACAAACAGAATGGGATTTGGATTTCTCAGGCGATGATCGCGATATGAACGTTATAGATGCCGGAGCTAACTTTATGGCTGGTTACAAACTAGCGAATGGCTTTCTTCTTAACGCAGGTTACAACCTGGGTTTAACACAACTGGTTCCTGGTTTCGACAACAAAGTATCCAACCGTGTTTGGTCTTTTGGCGTAGGTTTCCAATTCTAA
- the rpsJ gene encoding 30S ribosomal protein S10 yields MSQRIRIKLKSYDYNLVDKSAEKIVKTVKPTGAVVSGPIPLPTEKKIYTVLRSPHVNKKAREQFQLCAYKRLLDIYSSNSKTVDALMKLELPSGVEVEIKV; encoded by the coding sequence ATGAGCCAAAGAATCAGAATTAAATTGAAATCTTACGATTACAATTTGGTTGACAAGTCAGCTGAGAAAATCGTAAAAACAGTAAAACCTACAGGTGCAGTTGTTAGTGGTCCTATTCCATTGCCTACGGAGAAAAAAATCTACACGGTTTTACGTTCACCACACGTTAACAAGAAAGCACGTGAGCAATTCCAATTGTGTGCTTACAAGAGATTGTTAGACATCTACTCTTCAAACTCTAAAACTGTTGATGCCTTGATGAAACTTGAATTGCCTTCAGGCGTTGAAGTAGAAATCAAAGTGTGA
- the fusA gene encoding elongation factor G: protein MARDLKFTRNIGIAAHIDAGKTTTTERILYYSGVNHKIGEVHEGASTMDWMEQEAERGITITSAATTVFWQYRGNKYQVNVIDTPGHVDFTVEVNRSLRVLDGLVFLFSAVDGVEPQSETNWRLADNYKVPRIGFVNKMDRSGADFLKVVGQVKSMLGSDAVALQLPIGAEDSFTGVVDLINNRGIVWNEHDKGMTFTEVPIPEDMLEEVAEYREKLLEAVAGYDETLMEKFFEDPNSLTEREILNALRAAVLDNSIVPMVCGSSFKNKGVQTMLDLVMELLPSPLDSEGVKGTHPDSGEELLRKPSTSEPFAALGFKIATDPFVGRLCFIRAYSGKLDAGSYVLNTRSGNKERISRIFQMHANKQNPIPFIEAGDIGAVVGFKDIKTGDTLCDEKSPIVLESMVFPEPVIGLAIEPKTQADVDKLGIGLGKLAEEDPTFVVKSDEETGQTVISGMGELHLEILIDRLKREFKVEVNQGAPQVSYKESINGTTEHREVFKKQSGGRGKFADIKVVISPADEDHDLSKSPLQFVNEIVGGKIPKEFIPSVQKGFETSMKNGILAGYPLSGMKVRLIDGSFHAVDSDSLSFELAGRQAYREALPKCSPVLMEPIMKIEVLTPEENMGDVMGDLNRRRGQMQGLDSRNGAQVIKALVPLSEMFGYVTQLRTITSGRATSTMEFDHYEEAPRNVAEEVIAKSKGKIKGSVE, encoded by the coding sequence ATGGCAAGAGATTTAAAATTCACTAGAAACATCGGTATCGCTGCCCACATTGATGCTGGTAAAACAACGACAACTGAGCGTATTCTTTACTACTCAGGTGTTAACCACAAAATTGGTGAGGTACACGAAGGTGCTTCAACAATGGACTGGATGGAGCAAGAGGCTGAGCGTGGTATCACGATCACTTCTGCTGCGACTACTGTATTCTGGCAATACCGTGGTAACAAATACCAAGTAAACGTAATTGATACTCCAGGACACGTGGATTTCACCGTTGAGGTAAATCGTTCTTTACGTGTACTAGACGGATTAGTTTTCCTTTTCTCGGCGGTAGATGGTGTTGAACCTCAATCGGAGACAAACTGGAGACTAGCAGATAACTATAAAGTGCCTCGTATCGGTTTTGTTAACAAAATGGACCGTTCTGGCGCAGACTTCTTGAAAGTCGTTGGTCAAGTAAAATCTATGTTAGGTTCTGACGCGGTAGCGCTACAACTGCCTATCGGTGCGGAAGATTCTTTCACAGGTGTTGTTGACTTGATCAATAACCGTGGTATCGTATGGAATGAGCACGATAAAGGAATGACCTTTACCGAAGTGCCTATCCCAGAAGATATGCTGGAGGAAGTTGCTGAATACCGGGAGAAATTATTAGAAGCTGTTGCTGGATATGATGAAACTTTGATGGAGAAATTCTTCGAAGATCCTAACTCATTGACAGAGCGCGAAATTTTAAACGCGCTACGTGCGGCTGTACTAGATAACTCTATCGTTCCTATGGTTTGTGGTTCATCTTTCAAAAACAAAGGTGTACAAACGATGTTGGATCTTGTGATGGAATTATTGCCTTCACCTTTAGATTCAGAAGGTGTAAAAGGTACGCACCCTGACTCTGGCGAAGAGTTGTTGCGTAAACCAAGCACCAGCGAGCCTTTCGCAGCTTTAGGTTTTAAAATTGCAACAGATCCATTCGTAGGTCGTTTGTGTTTTATCCGTGCTTACTCAGGTAAGTTAGATGCAGGTTCTTATGTTTTGAACACACGTTCAGGAAACAAAGAGCGTATCTCGCGTATCTTCCAAATGCACGCTAACAAGCAAAATCCTATTCCTTTTATCGAAGCTGGTGATATCGGTGCGGTAGTAGGTTTCAAGGATATCAAAACAGGTGATACGTTATGTGATGAAAAATCACCTATCGTATTAGAGTCGATGGTATTCCCTGAGCCGGTTATCGGTTTAGCTATTGAGCCTAAAACGCAAGCTGACGTGGATAAACTAGGTATTGGTTTGGGTAAATTGGCGGAAGAAGATCCTACATTCGTTGTAAAATCTGACGAAGAGACTGGTCAAACAGTTATCTCAGGTATGGGTGAGCTTCACTTAGAAATCTTGATCGACCGTTTGAAACGTGAATTCAAAGTGGAAGTAAACCAAGGTGCGCCACAAGTATCTTACAAAGAGTCTATCAACGGTACAACAGAGCACCGCGAGGTATTCAAAAAACAATCAGGTGGTCGCGGTAAATTTGCGGACATCAAAGTTGTTATTTCTCCGGCTGACGAAGATCACGATTTGAGCAAATCTCCACTGCAATTCGTAAACGAAATCGTGGGTGGTAAAATTCCAAAAGAATTTATTCCTTCTGTTCAAAAAGGATTCGAAACATCGATGAAAAACGGTATCCTTGCTGGATATCCACTATCGGGAATGAAAGTTCGTTTGATTGATGGTTCATTCCACGCAGTCGATTCAGACTCTTTATCTTTCGAATTAGCAGGCCGTCAAGCATACCGTGAAGCATTGCCTAAATGTTCTCCAGTGTTGATGGAACCAATCATGAAAATTGAGGTTCTTACACCAGAAGAAAACATGGGTGACGTTATGGGTGACTTGAACCGTCGTCGTGGTCAGATGCAAGGTCTTGACTCTCGTAACGGTGCGCAAGTAATTAAAGCGTTAGTACCTCTTTCCGAAATGTTTGGTTACGTAACACAATTACGTACAATCACTTCGGGCCGTGCAACATCTACAATGGAATTCGATCACTACGAAGAAGCTCCTCGTAACGTTGCTGAAGAAGTAATCGCGAAATCAAAAGGTAAAATTAAAGGATCTGTAGAATAA
- the rpsG gene encoding 30S ribosomal protein S7: protein MRKSKPKKRIILPDPKFNDTQVTRFVNNMMLDGKKSTAYSIFYDAVELVEQKTQESGLEAWKKALNNVMPAVEVKSRRVGGANFQVPMEVRPDRKIALGMKWLISYARKRGEKTMFEKLAGEIISASKGEGAAVKKKEDTHKMAEANKAFSHFRF from the coding sequence ATGAGAAAGTCAAAACCAAAAAAGAGAATCATTTTACCTGACCCGAAGTTTAACGATACTCAGGTAACACGTTTCGTAAACAATATGATGTTAGATGGTAAAAAATCCACAGCATATTCTATTTTTTACGATGCAGTAGAATTAGTAGAACAAAAAACACAAGAGAGCGGTCTTGAAGCTTGGAAAAAAGCGTTGAACAACGTTATGCCAGCTGTAGAGGTTAAATCTCGCCGTGTTGGTGGTGCAAACTTCCAAGTTCCTATGGAAGTTCGTCCAGATCGTAAAATCGCTTTAGGTATGAAATGGTTAATTTCTTACGCACGCAAACGTGGTGAAAAAACGATGTTCGAAAAATTAGCAGGAGAAATCATTTCAGCATCTAAAGGTGAAGGTGCTGCCGTGAAGAAGAAAGAAGATACGCATAAAATGGCGGAAGCTAACAAAGCGTTCTCACACTTCAGATTCTAA